A window of Phycisphaeraceae bacterium genomic DNA:
CACCGCGGCGAATCACGTCGAGGTGACCGTTTGTGAATGGGTCAAACGTCCCGGGGAAAACTGCGATCTTGGGCTTGGAGGCCATAACAAGGCGAGTATAAGGGATTTTACCCTTGCTCAGGAGGACTAGTGAGGACGTCCGAGAAATTGGACACAAAATTTTCTTCAATAACCACTGGCCGCAGCTTGCGCCAAATTGAATTCTTATGTGTCCGCCGAGCACGTCGCTCGGACGAATCTCGACGAGGCACCCATGAATCCACACCATCAGCTCCGCACGAACCGTACAAAACCGCGATAGGTAACGCGGTCAGGCGACGGCAGAGCATGGGGCGCGAGATCGGAACGGATGCTTACGTTCGGACCCCATCGGCTGCGTAGCCGGTGTGGAATACATCACCCTGGATCGGGCCTCGCACCGGTTTGCCTCCCCGGTCGAGGCCCTTTTGATTTCTGCATCTAATTTCGGTGCCAGTTAATACCACGCACCTTTACGCTGTCGGCGGCGATTGTGCCGAACTTCGGACATCCAAAATCCAAAGAGACGCGGACCACGCAGCCTGATCTCCACCTCCGCGGCTACATCCATCGATAGGCGGAGCCCTGCAAAGCTGCGTCACTTTCGGAGGAGATGCCGTCCCCCTGCCAACATCACATAGACGAGACGAAACTCGCGGGCGACCTAGTAGCCGAAGGTCGGTTTCTCGACGTGAAGGACTCGAATGGCAAGATGCAAAACCGCATTTCGGACATGGTTGTCATCAAGGCAACCAGATGCGAGATTACTTGAGATCAGCCGGCAATCTGATCGAGTGCAGTTAACAATGTCTGTAATTCCTCATTCGTATTAAACGGTCCCGGACTGATGCGCACCGCTCCTGATGGAAATGTACCGATGCGGCGGTGCATATAAGGCGAACAGTGAAGCCCAGGTCGAACCGCAATTTCAAAGCTATCGTCGAGTATCGAACCAACATCCGGGGCTTCATAACCCGCGATATTCAGCGATACAGTACCGACTCGGCGTGATGCGTCGCGCGTACCATAAATCGTAAACCGCGAGTCATTAGCGAATCGCTCGATGATCGCACGAACCATCGCCTGCTCATGTTTAAGCGTCTCGACCATCGAATGACTCATCACATAGTCGATACCCGCTGCGAGACCGGCAATGCCGACGGTATTCGGCGTGCCGCCTTCGAGGTAATAGGGATAAAGCGCCGGTTGTGTCGGTGTGGATGAATCTCCGCCTGTGCCGCCCTCTCGCCAGGCGCGCAACCGATTTTTTCGAGCAACTGCACGATCTAGATGTCCCGCTTCATGCGTCGCGGCGACGGCCTCCGCAGGCTCCGGACATCGGGTTCCCACGTACAAGCCGCCCGTTCCGGTTGGCCCCAGCAGCGACTTATGGCCGGGGAACGCCAGCAGGTCAACCGACATTTCCTTGATCGAAATCGGAACGACGCCCGCAGTCTGTGCGCCATCGAGACAGAACAGCACATCATGTTCCCGTGCTATACGACCAATCGCTTTTGCATCCTGAATCGTACCCAGCACGTTCGATGCGTGAGTCACGACAATCAACCGAGTACTTGGTCGAATAGCTTTTCGAATCTCATCGGGATCAACAAATCCATCGTCATCGCATGTGACACGGGTTAGCGTAATGCGCCCGGCATCGGCCATGGCCTGCAGCGGACGGCTAACGGAGTTGTGCTCCAGCACAGTGGTAATGACGTGATCATCAGAATGGCCATCTCCTGACAAAACTCCTTTGATCGCCATGTTGAGCGCATCGGTACAGTTCATGGCGAAGACCATGCGATGAAAATCTTCACCGTCGAACAGTCTTGTCAGCTTCAGACGAACGTCATCGAGCATGTGCTCTGCGGCAACGGCCATGCGATGCCCGGCGCGACCAGGATTGGCAGCCGCTTCAGCGAGGAATTTCCCAATGGCGTCGGTGACGCCGGGAGCCTTGGGAAATGAGGTAGCAGCATTGTCAAAGTAAATCATGAAGCAAATCCGATCCGCCGACATAGCCGGCGGCTCTCTGTAAATTTCATACGCTCGGCATCCCCTGCACGCGACGCCAGACGCTGATTTGTCCCAGGTGGGTCGATTCATGTACGAGCATCAGGTAAGGCAACGCCACGCCGATCTGCGGCATTGCCTCGCGCCAGCGTTCGAGCGGTGTCGTGCGATTCAGGGCACTTTCGCCGCCGGTGCGCAGTGCGTCGGCCACTTCGTTGTGTCCTCGCTCATACGCGCCGATGAGTTCATCCTTGCTTGCGTAGAGAGATGCATCGCTCTGCGGTTTGCTTTTCATGCCGAATATGTGGCCCCTGGGATCAATCACTTCCCGACCTGTGAGAATCGCAGTGATAACCGGATGGTAGATATTCATATGACTGAATATCCACGCGGGATGATTCATGTTGACTGCAGGTTGATAAGTCATGCGATCCTGCGGCAGGTCGGCAAGCAGCCGCTTGGCGTAGTCAAGATTGCGATTCCAGCCCAGGAGTAATCCGTCAATCCATACTGACATATTCTGGTCTCGTTAAGTAAGCGTTATTTATCTGGATTCTTAGCAAACACGAGCAACTGAGAGCAAAGCCTCACATTACAGAGGGATAACCCAGCGCGCGACGCCATGCGGACAACTGCCCCAGATGAATGCCGTCATGTGAAGTCACCAGAAGCGTCGCAAAGTCGCCGACCTTGGGGAATCGCGCGCGCATTTGTTCGGGCATCGGCTCATCGAGCTTTGCCGCAGATGCCTTGGAATAGGCTTCCGCAGCGCGGGCATTCGCTTCTTCGTAGGCTTTGATCAGCACGTCCTTCTTCGGATACCGCGATCCATCCGCCAGCGGCGAAGACTTGATGCCAAAAAGCTCGTCCCAGCCCGACGGCGTGGGAACTTCAGGACCGCCAAGAAGCTTGACCACATAATTATTTGAACACGCCAGGTGTCCAATCACCCAGGCTGCATGGTTCATCACACGCCCCGCCACTGGCTGAGCAGCCATACGGTCGTCGGGAATATCTTTGATGAGCAGACGCGCATAGTTCAGGTTGAACCGGTGAAGGTGAAGGATGTGTTCTTTCATCGTTAGCGCTCCCTGACGGGTTAATTCTTTTTCAAGTCTTAGCTCACGCACCGACGTATTTGGCGTAAATACTTTTGGCTGTATTGGCTTCTTTGGTTCCCTTCACGATCGCGCGACCATCGGTAAAGAGCGTCAGTTCATACGGCTCACCGTTGTCCTTGATGTCAGCGCGGAGCATGAACTTATTGACATTCACCGTGCCGTGCGGGCGCAGGCGCGAAGCAATCTCCTCAAAATTTAACTTTCCAGCTGTTGCTTTCTGGGTTAACTGCACAGCATTTCGGCCGCAGAGAGTCGTTGTCGAGCTGCCGAATTTACCTTCGAGAAAATCGAAGTTTCGCTTTTTGCAGCACTCGCACTCCCCGACATCGTAGGCCTTGGCAACCTTGAACTGGCGAACCGTGTTGTCCCACACGTCGATATTCAGCATCGTTTGACTGATTTGCTTCCAGTTACCTGTCAGCACTTTGATCGCTTCGATGCTCTGATAATTCGAGACAATCGAGACTACCGGTCCGAGTACGCCAGCGGTATCACAGGTCGGATTCAATCCCGGCGGCGGTGCCTGTTCGAAAATACAGCGCAGGCACGGAGTAGCCATCCCCGCTTTTTCCCACACGGAATCTCCCAACGGAGTGTGCGGAAGAATGGCGTAGGTTGCGCCGATAGTGCCGACAGCACCTCCGTAGATATACGGAACGCTGTGCTTGACCGCCGCATCATTGACGAGGTAGCGCGTCTCGAAGTTATCCACTCCGTCAACAATGACATCCACCTTGCCGTGGTTTCGAGAACGACCAAGATGGATTAGTTTTTCGATGTTGGTGTGATTCACATCATCGACAATCGCGGTCACTTCAACCTGCGAGTTAATCTGTGAGATTTTCCGCTTGGCGGCTTCGGCCTTGGGTATTGCGTCCCGTACGTCGATCTCATCAAAAAGAACCTGCCTCTGGAGATTGGTTATCTCGATGAAGTCGCGGTCAACGATGATAAGGTGGCCAACACCTGCGCGAGCGAGCATGTTGGCGATCACGGTACCCAGAGCACCGCAGCCGACGACCAGCGCAGAGGAACCAAGCAGCTTCTTCTGACCATCTTCACCAAAGCCGGGCAGGAGGATCTGACGATGATAGCGAGCTAGATCTTGCGTCATGGTCATTATTCGTTCTTTAGCTGAAAACCAGAGAAGGTGAAAACTACTCCGGCATGATGCGCTGCGTTAACCGGCAACATTACTGCCGCCTTCGACAGGGTCCACTTTCACCCCCACTTTCATGAGGTATTCGAGAGCACCTTCAATCTGTTTTTCATCTCCGGTGAACAGCACTGCCATGATGCCAATGTCCTTTTGCACGCTGGCCTGGCGGATATCGAACATCACATCGGGAAAAGCGCGGGACATTTTCCAGAGGCACGGCTCGTTCTGGTGGCCGCCCTCGAAGGTGAGCCAGCATTTACGGATTGATGTTGCCATGAAAGACCTGCTAGTTGGGAGTGTAAAGACGAACCGAACCGGGCCGCGACAATCAATCAGCCACCTGCAATCGCGGGAACGATCGACACCTCATCGCCGGGTTTCACAGCCGTGTCGAGATTATCGAGGAAACGGATATCCTCATCGTTGACGTACACGTTTATGAAGCGGTTCAGTTCGTCCTGCGTTTTGAAGAGCCGCTTGCCTAGTTCGGGGTACTGCGTCGTCAGCCCGCCGAGCACTTCACGAATGCTTGCGCCGGAGAATGAGACCACGTCGTTTCCGCCTGCCTGCGGACGCAGTGCGGTGGGGATGCGGATTGTTACGGTATTGGCTGTGGTGGGCATGTTGGGTTCTCGCTTCTGTTGCGGACTGCAACGGTAATCAAAGGCTGCGGATGATCCTGATTCAGGAGTTTACGCTCTGCGTGGAAGTTTTAGCGGTTTCATTAATCTCGTTCACAAGTTGCTCAAACTCGGTCATCTTCGCGTTGATCACCGGTGTCGCGGTAAATTGACCCGCCATGACTTCCACGGTTTTCAATCCGTTACCCGTGATGCAGACGCAGATTGATTCATCACGCGGGATTCGTCCCGACTGGATCAGCTTGATCGCGCAGGCAAGTGTCGTCCCACCTGCCGGCTCGGTAAAGATGCCCTCCGTGCGGGCGAGCAGCTTGATCGCATCGATGATTTCCGCATCACTCGATGACGCACCGTGACCGCCGGATTCACGGACGACCTTGATCACATAATAGCCGTCAGCGGGATTCCCGATCGCAATACTTTTGGCGATCGTCTGCGGTTTCTGCGGTTTAAAAAGATCAAGTCCCTGCTCGATGGCCTGCACTACCGGGTTGCACCCGGCTGCTTGCGCGGCGTACATCGCAGGCTTGTTATCCTCAACCAGGCCGAGCGTAATAAACTCCTGATAAGCCTTCCAGACTTTCGGCAGGATCGTTCCGCCGGCTACGGGGACCACCGTGTGACGCGGGAGTTTCCAGCCCATCTGCTCAGCAATCTCAAATCCGTGCGTCTTGGCCCCTTCGGTATAAAACGGTCGCAGGTTGACGTTCACAATCGCCCAGTTGTATTTGTCGGCAATCTGCGAACAAAGACGGTTCACGTCGTCGTAGTTTCCACGGATTTTTACAACCCGTGGACCAAACACCGACATGCCGACCATCTTCCCTTCTTCCAGATCATGCGGAATCATGACAAAAGCACGCAATCCTGCGGCAGCGGCGTGCGCCGCGACGCTGTGCGCAAGATTTCCCGTCGAAGCACAACCAACCGTATCGAAACCGAACTCAATTGCTTTGGTCAGTGCGACCGCAACGACACGATCCTTGTAGGAAAAGGTCGGATAGTTTGTCGAGTCGTCCTTAATGTAAAGTTCTTTGACTCCCAATTCCGCAGCGAGCTTGTCAGCGCGGATTAATGGCGTGAAGCCGGAACGCAGCCCCGCACGCGGCTGCCCTTCGATCGGCAGTAGATCTTTGTACCGCCACAACGAGCGCGGTCCACCCTCAATCGATGCTCGCGTCACCCGACCACGCGCTTTCTCATAATCGAAAGCCACCTCAACCGGACCAAAGTCGTGGTCGCATACGGTGCGAGGCTCAATCGGATAGAGCGCTTCGCATTCTTTACAGCGGAGTGCTTTAACGTAGCTCATGGCAATCCCGTTCCTCGAACCTGTCGTTTAGGCTGGTCACTGGTGCGACCATACTGCCTGTAAACAAAAGCCCCTTCTCATCCAGAGATAAGAAGGGGCATCGGTTCCAAGGGTGGAGCTTTTGCCGCCTCTTATCTTTCCTCCCTCACGAGGGCTTTCACCCAGCATGGAGAAGCAGGAGTTCGCACCATTTCCCTCCCTTAAATGCCCTGAAAGGCACGACGGAGGCGGTTGCGGTGGCTTCAACGGGCCTGTCCCTCAGCCACTCTCGATAAGACGCGAACCAGATTTTCAGAATACAAGTGTACGTTCAAAAGTCGTCAAAGTCAATGAATCCGCTCACCACGCAAAGTGGGCAAATGCCTTGTTGGCATCGGCCATACGGTGCGTCGTTTCACGGGTTGCGACGGCTTTACCTTCGTTCTTCGACGCATCCATGAGCTCTTTGCTTAGGCGGATGTACATCGGCTTGCCTTTTTCGCTGCGGGCAGCCTCGAGAATCCAGCGGAATGCCAGACTCTGCTGACGCTTGCGATTAACCTGCATTGGCACCTGATAATTGGCACCACCAACCCGCTTAGACCGTACTTCGACTTCAGGCTTCACGTTCTGGACCGCCTTTTCAAAAACTTCAAGCGCGGTCGGGTTGCCCTTGGTGCGTTTTTCGATCTCATCCATTGCCATATACACGACACGGAGCGCGACGGATTTCTTACCGTCGTACATGAGGCAGTTGATGAAACGGGATAGCGTCTTGCTGCCGTACTTTGGATCGGGGCGGAGTTGTGCGTCCGCGGAAGTGATGCGACCTGCCATATGAAACATCCTCTCGGATTTGACGGCTCATCCATTCCGATTCGTCGGAATCCTCTGTTCACCGCGAGATGGAAGACCTCACGATTACTCGCCGTCTGATGAATAAAATTGGAGCCGAACAATCGGCTGCCAATCGGAAACAAACCTGAATACTTACTTGCTCGACTGCTTAACGCCGTACTTGGAGCGGCCCTTCTTTCGACCCTCGACGCCAAGGCAATCGAGCGAACCGCGGACGACGTGATAACGCACACCGGGGAGGTCTCGCACACGACCGCCGCGCACGAGCACGATCGAGTGCTCCTGGAGGTTGTGCCCTTCACCGCCGATGTATGCCGTGACTTCCTTGCCGTTAGACAAGCGAACACGACAGACTTTCCGCAGCGCGGAGTTGGGCTTCTTGGGAGTTACGGTTTTGACCTGCAGGCACACGCCTCGCTTCTGCGGGCTTGCTTCAAGGTCTTTAACCTTACTTTTGGATAAAGTCGATCGGCGCGGGCTGCGGATCAGTTGGTTAATCGTCGGCATTCGCAAACTCTCCAGTCGCAATTGAGCCCAATAGTTTAGCGTAAAGTCACCTTGAAACGCAAATTGGCACTATCCGCTGCCCGGCAGTCCAACAAGGACCGATTCAATCTTGTTTCGCGGGGTCATTGTCAGGAACCGATGGCCGCCGATGAAGCCCGTTTTGCACCGCCCATAACGCAGCATATTTTAACTGAACTCCCAACGCTGCCTTTTGGGCGATGAGCAGGCCAAAGGTTCCGTCTATAAAACCAGCTTTAAGCCAGAACATTTTGCAGAACGCAAATTGGGGGCGGAACAACAGATCCCACCACCGGCATCGCTTTCCCTTCGCGAACATCTGCTCCGCCACTTCCAGCATCCTCGCGTCAATCCGCTTACCTGAAAAATAATCAGGCCATCCTGGTGAACCGACTCGTTTATGTTCCAGCCAACCGTGCTTGATACGCATGGAACGACTGGGTGTCGAAGGCAGTCGGTCTTCGTGCAAAGCGTGATTTGTCCATCGCACGCGGGCGCGATGAATCAGTCGCGACTGCCAATCCGGACTCCACGCTCGTACCTTTTTACCCATCACAAAATGACGTCGCCGCATGGATACAACATCCATACCCGCGAGTAATTCGGGTGAAAGATCACCAATGGCGTCCGCCAGATCTGCGGACACTTCCTCATCACTGTCGAGGATGAGGACCCAATCATTCCGACAAAGCGATGCGGCGAATTGCTTTTGCGCGGAGTAACCCCGCCAAGGTTCCCGATGAACTTGGACAGCAAATCGCTGAATAATTTCCAGAGTTCGATCCGCCGACCCGCTGTCCACCACCACGACTTCATCCGCCCATTTTGCGCTGGTGAGTGCTGCCTCTATTGTCGCTTCGTTATTACATGTGCAGATCGCGACAGATATCGGCGTCTTCGACGGCATGGGTTTGTCCTCAAGCCTTCGTATTGTCCAGCGTTGATGCAAGGATGACAAGCAGCAAGACTTTTATCGCAGGGCTTCCCTGTCCCACGATGTGACAGCCGGATTTTCAGCGACTTTCACGGAGAAGTTTTTCCAAGTGATCGACATGCTTCTTCATGGTCAGAGACTCCGACAGACCCTGCATGACTTCACGGCAGCGGTCTCGTTCTGCCGGGTCTGATAGCTCTGCCATGGCTGTCGCCAGAGCCTCAACATTACGCGGATCATCCACCACTCGCCCACGGCGTGAACCATTTGAAGGCAGGACTAGATCACGCGCTCCATTAAACGATGTCGTTACCACAGGAGTACCCATCATGAGCGATTCGATGACGACTTTGCTTGACGGGTCATAAAAAGTCGGGTGGACGGTTACGTCAGCGGCACAATACAACGCGGGCATTCGGCTGGATGTGCCGATCATGGTGACTTGCTCCTTGATTCCAAGCTGTGCCACCAGACGCTCCTGAACGTGCTCATTTCGACCTGCCAGTAAGAGGTGGGCACGTACTTTTCGTTGTCGGAGCCGTTGTATTGCTTGGAGAAGTTCGTTGACACCCTTAAGTCGC
This region includes:
- a CDS encoding adenylyltransferase/cytidyltransferase family protein gives rise to the protein MVWIHGCLVEIRPSDVLGGHIRIQFGASCGQWLLKKILCPISRTSSLVLLSKGKIPYTRLVMASKPKIAVFPGTFDPFTNGHLDVIRRG
- a CDS encoding aminotransferase class V-fold PLP-dependent enzyme, whose translation is MIYFDNAATSFPKAPGVTDAIGKFLAEAAANPGRAGHRMAVAAEHMLDDVRLKLTRLFDGEDFHRMVFAMNCTDALNMAIKGVLSGDGHSDDHVITTVLEHNSVSRPLQAMADAGRITLTRVTCDDDGFVDPDEIRKAIRPSTRLIVVTHASNVLGTIQDAKAIGRIAREHDVLFCLDGAQTAGVVPISIKEMSVDLLAFPGHKSLLGPTGTGGLYVGTRCPEPAEAVAATHEAGHLDRAVARKNRLRAWREGGTGGDSSTPTQPALYPYYLEGGTPNTVGIAGLAAGIDYVMSHSMVETLKHEQAMVRAIIERFANDSRFTIYGTRDASRRVGTVSLNIAGYEAPDVGSILDDSFEIAVRPGLHCSPYMHRRIGTFPSGAVRISPGPFNTNEELQTLLTALDQIAG
- a CDS encoding DinB family protein, whose product is MSVWIDGLLLGWNRNLDYAKRLLADLPQDRMTYQPAVNMNHPAWIFSHMNIYHPVITAILTGREVIDPRGHIFGMKSKPQSDASLYASKDELIGAYERGHNEVADALRTGGESALNRTTPLERWREAMPQIGVALPYLMLVHESTHLGQISVWRRVQGMPSV
- a CDS encoding DinB family protein, with amino-acid sequence MKEHILHLHRFNLNYARLLIKDIPDDRMAAQPVAGRVMNHAAWVIGHLACSNNYVVKLLGGPEVPTPSGWDELFGIKSSPLADGSRYPKKDVLIKAYEEANARAAEAYSKASAAKLDEPMPEQMRARFPKVGDFATLLVTSHDGIHLGQLSAWRRALGYPSVM
- a CDS encoding ThiF family adenylyltransferase, with the protein product MTQDLARYHRQILLPGFGEDGQKKLLGSSALVVGCGALGTVIANMLARAGVGHLIIVDRDFIEITNLQRQVLFDEIDVRDAIPKAEAAKRKISQINSQVEVTAIVDDVNHTNIEKLIHLGRSRNHGKVDVIVDGVDNFETRYLVNDAAVKHSVPYIYGGAVGTIGATYAILPHTPLGDSVWEKAGMATPCLRCIFEQAPPPGLNPTCDTAGVLGPVVSIVSNYQSIEAIKVLTGNWKQISQTMLNIDVWDNTVRQFKVAKAYDVGECECCKKRNFDFLEGKFGSSTTTLCGRNAVQLTQKATAGKLNFEEIASRLRPHGTVNVNKFMLRADIKDNGEPYELTLFTDGRAIVKGTKEANTAKSIYAKYVGA
- a CDS encoding NIL domain-containing protein, translated to MATSIRKCWLTFEGGHQNEPCLWKMSRAFPDVMFDIRQASVQKDIGIMAVLFTGDEKQIEGALEYLMKVGVKVDPVEGGSNVAG
- a CDS encoding MoaD/ThiS family protein, which codes for MPTTANTVTIRIPTALRPQAGGNDVVSFSGASIREVLGGLTTQYPELGKRLFKTQDELNRFINVYVNDEDIRFLDNLDTAVKPGDEVSIVPAIAGG
- a CDS encoding threonine synthase, which codes for MSYVKALRCKECEALYPIEPRTVCDHDFGPVEVAFDYEKARGRVTRASIEGGPRSLWRYKDLLPIEGQPRAGLRSGFTPLIRADKLAAELGVKELYIKDDSTNYPTFSYKDRVVAVALTKAIEFGFDTVGCASTGNLAHSVAAHAAAAGLRAFVMIPHDLEEGKMVGMSVFGPRVVKIRGNYDDVNRLCSQIADKYNWAIVNVNLRPFYTEGAKTHGFEIAEQMGWKLPRHTVVPVAGGTILPKVWKAYQEFITLGLVEDNKPAMYAAQAAGCNPVVQAIEQGLDLFKPQKPQTIAKSIAIGNPADGYYVIKVVRESGGHGASSSDAEIIDAIKLLARTEGIFTEPAGGTTLACAIKLIQSGRIPRDESICVCITGNGLKTVEVMAGQFTATPVINAKMTEFEQLVNEINETAKTSTQSVNS
- the rpsG gene encoding 30S ribosomal protein S7 is translated as MAGRITSADAQLRPDPKYGSKTLSRFINCLMYDGKKSVALRVVYMAMDEIEKRTKGNPTALEVFEKAVQNVKPEVEVRSKRVGGANYQVPMQVNRKRQQSLAFRWILEAARSEKGKPMYIRLSKELMDASKNEGKAVATRETTHRMADANKAFAHFAW
- a CDS encoding 30S ribosomal protein S12 translates to MPTINQLIRSPRRSTLSKSKVKDLEASPQKRGVCLQVKTVTPKKPNSALRKVCRVRLSNGKEVTAYIGGEGHNLQEHSIVLVRGGRVRDLPGVRYHVVRGSLDCLGVEGRKKGRSKYGVKQSSK
- a CDS encoding glycosyltransferase family 2 protein, which gives rise to MPSKTPISVAICTCNNEATIEAALTSAKWADEVVVVDSGSADRTLEIIQRFAVQVHREPWRGYSAQKQFAASLCRNDWVLILDSDEEVSADLADAIGDLSPELLAGMDVVSMRRRHFVMGKKVRAWSPDWQSRLIHRARVRWTNHALHEDRLPSTPSRSMRIKHGWLEHKRVGSPGWPDYFSGKRIDARMLEVAEQMFAKGKRCRWWDLLFRPQFAFCKMFWLKAGFIDGTFGLLIAQKAALGVQLKYAALWAVQNGLHRRPSVPDNDPAKQD